A genomic segment from Fundulus heteroclitus isolate FHET01 chromosome 6, MU-UCD_Fhet_4.1, whole genome shotgun sequence encodes:
- the si:ch211-106k21.5 gene encoding uncharacterized protein si:ch211-106k21.5 — translation MVLRRDLLLTFTLLLKTGLVHGCFCPAATVLSQSPSEVPADACCLNYSGSDLGLLHWSVFTNGTDVQTLHLSNCNISVIDVNGEQASALRRVYLDGNRLKALPEQFLARQPSLTEVDLSENLLQELPNGFLQDSVSLQRLDLQGNQLRSLPGELFQMPSLQRLELDGNLWECSCLFLERLEEGRRANRTTGLEDLVGNLTCSSPRHLAGRTVWSLRISDVCRPAGLTALFIVLPLLILSALLLCWCCGRKRKKKETLAFSSSKKRTSGFGYNNHKQHNKQQPADGEQGKAADCGKEGILKNQLLLRPASALLGSTRDIYEEVEIKLSSVESLPRASCSGPVEGRQGCQGPDGASKTELDTVSVTEVLKDSADREKAYLTQSTEYYSLVPGIELEDSDHGEYENVNLS, via the coding sequence ATGGTTCTCCGGCGGGATCTTCTCCTGACGTTTACCTTGCTGTTGAAGACCGGCCTGGTTCACGGATGTTTCTGTCCGGCAGCGACCGTCTTGTCCCAGTCTCCCTCCGAGGTTCCCGCGGACGCCTGCTGCTTGAACTACTCCGGCTCTGACCTCGGCCTGCTGCACTGGTCTGTGTTCACCAACGGGACCGACGTACAGACCCTGCACCTTTCCAACTGTAACATCAGCGTGATCGACGTCAACGGCGAGCAAGCCTCCGCGCTGCGCAGGGTTTACTTGGATGGAAACAGACTGAAGGCCTTGCCGGAGCAGTTCCTGGCGCGCCAGCCCAGTCTGACCGAGGTGGACCTGAGTGAAAACCTCCTTCAGGAGCTTCCCAACGGCTTCCTCCAGGACTCTGTTAGCCTCCAGAGGCTTGATCTGCAGGGCAACCAGCTGCGTTCCCTCCCCGGTGAGCTGTTTCAGATGCCCAGTCTTCAAAGACTGGAGCTGGATGGGAACCTCTGGGAATGCtcctgtttgttcctggaaagGCTGGAGGAGGGCAGGCGGGCTAACAGGACCACCGGGCTGGAGGATCTTGTGGGGAACCTGACGTGCTCCTCCCCTCGCCACCTGGCCGGGAGGACCGTGTGGTCGCTGAGGATCAGTGACGTTTGCCGCCCGGCCGGCCTCACGGCGCTCTTCATCGTGCTGCCCCTGCTCATCCTCTCCGCCTTGCTGCTCTGCTGGTGCTGCGggaggaaaaggaagaaaaaggagaCGCTCGCCTTCAGCTCCTCCAAAAAGAGGACTTCCGGCTTCGGTTACAACAACCAcaagcagcacaacaaacaGCAGCCTGCGGACGGCGAGCAGGGCAAAGCCGCCGACTGTGGGAAAGAGGGCATCCTGAAGAACCAGCTGCTGCTTCGACCGGCGTCGGCACTCCTGGGCAGCACTCGGGACATCTACGAAGAGGTGGAGATCAAGCTCAGCTCAGTGGAGTCTCTTCCCAGAGCCTCCTGCTCCGGCCCTGTGGAGGGGAGGCAGGGGTGCCAGGGGCCCGACGGGGCCAGCAAGACGGAGCTGGACACGGTCAGCGTGACGGAAGTGCTGAAAGACTCGGCGGACCGGGAGAAGGCCTACCTGACTCAGTCCACTGAGTACTACAGCCTGGTGCCGGGGATCGAGCTGGAGGACTCGGACCACGGCGAATATGAGAACGTGAATCTGTCATGA
- the best4 gene encoding bestrophin-4: MTVSYSLEVANARFHGFSRLLFRWKGSIYKLMYKEFLVFCAVYLFFSVFYRVFLTPKQQDLFERVALYCDQFTNTSFIPVLFVLGFYVNQAFTRWWGQYTSFPLPDNLMMVVSGNVHGADERGRLLRRTLMRYANLSSVLILRSISTRVRKRFPTLEHVVEAGFMTTHELKNFESLHSDFNKYWMPLTWFSNLAAQARQEGRVRDDIALRLLMDELNNYRAKCSLLFHYDWISIPLVYTQVVTIAVYSFFAFCVIGRQFLNPQKGYSSHRFDMYVPVFTLLQFFFYTGWLKVGELIINPFGEDDDDFETNKLIDRNIQVSMLAVDDMYQNLAPIVKDKHWKNSLFSVPYTQSTAAETLRPAFKGSTYDMRMSTEDLEIHQPTDVPVTKQYLPLPNSLGDGLRGFQQKSNVILRSGSLPFLVDVLTHHVENEADEAEEVGTDTPNHEDPGKAMA, from the exons ATGACGGTGTCGTACTCTCTTGAGGTGGCCAACGCCAGGTTCCACGGCTTCTCCAGGCTGCTGTTCAGGTGGAAGGGAAGCATCTACAAGCTGATGTATAAGGAGTTCCTGGTTTTCTGTGCGGTGTATCTGTTTTTCAGCGTCTTCTACAG GGTCTTCCTCACGCCGAAGCAGCAGGATCTGTTTGAGCGCGTCGCCCTTTACTGCGATCAGTTCACCAACACAAGCTTCatccctgttctgtttgttctcG gtTTCTATGTGAACCAGGCCTTCACCCGTTGGTGGGGTCAGTACACCAGCTTCCCCCTGCCGGACAACCTGATGATGGTGGTGTCAGGAAACGTGCACGGAGCGGACGAGAGGGGTCGCCTGCTGCGACGGACCCTCATGAGATATGCCAACTTGTCCTCAGTGCTGATCCTGCGCTCCATCAGCACCAGAGTCCGCAAACGCTTCCCAACCCTGGAGCACGTCGTGGAGGCAG GATTCATGACAACACATGAGCTGAAGAATTTCGAGTCTCTCCACTCTGACTTCAACAAGTACTGGATGCCCCTGACGTGGTTCTCCAACCTGGCGGCCCAAGCCAGACAAGAGGGCCGAGTCAGGGACGACATCGCTCTCAGGCTGCTGATGGAC GAGCTGAATAACTACCGAGCAAAGTGCAGTCTGCTGTTTCACTATGACTGGATCAGCATCCCTCTGGTTTACACTCAG GTGGTAACCATTGCCGTTTACTCATTTTTCGCCTTCTGCGTGATCGGCCGACAGTTTTTGAACCCCCAGAAGGGATACAGCAGTCACAGATTTGACATGTACGTCCCCGTTTTCACCCTGCTGCAGTTCTTCTTCTACACCGGCTGGCTAAAG GTAGGAGAGCTCATAATCAACCCTTTTGGCGAAGACGATGATGACTTTGAAACCAACAAGCTGATTGACCGAAACATTCag GTGTCCATGCTGGCTGTGGACGACATGTACCAGAACCTGGCTCCGATTGTGAAGGACAAACACTGGAAGAACAGCCTCTTCTCAGTCCCTTACACCCAGTCGACGGCAGCAGAGACACTCAGACCAGCGTTCAAAGGCTCCACTTATGACATGAG GATGAGCACAGAAGATCTTGAGATCCATCAGCCAACAGATGTACCTGTGACCAAACAGTATTTACCTCTACCGAACTCTCTGGGCGATGGGCTTCGTGGTTTCCAGCAGAAAAGTAATGTGATCCTGCGCAGCGGTAGCCTCCCTTTTCTGGTGGATGTGTTGACTCACCATGTGGAAAATGAGGCAGATGAAGCAGAAGAAGTCGGCACAGACACACCCAATCATGAGGACCCTGGGAAGGCCATGGCTTAA